In one Gemmatimonadota bacterium genomic region, the following are encoded:
- a CDS encoding GspMb/PilO family protein, whose protein sequence is MMALTARDRRAISIGVAILIVSLGGVFVGRPLWQRQSAARETVAREFELLARERALIAMAPRLPDSLAATRTALAVEERQAIVVTAAGTAGIRLAERLRDAARDQHVLITQSTETPGDSLDAALRTVRVTVRGESDMRGVLGFVRAVELGSPRVRVRTLQIERAGQSVRAPNAPPSDDVLTITATFEAPVVLRNARGAQ, encoded by the coding sequence ATGATGGCCCTCACGGCACGCGATCGCCGCGCCATCAGCATAGGCGTCGCAATTCTCATTGTCTCGCTCGGCGGCGTTTTTGTCGGCCGCCCGTTGTGGCAACGCCAGAGCGCGGCGCGCGAAACGGTCGCTCGTGAGTTTGAGCTACTCGCGCGTGAACGTGCGCTGATTGCGATGGCGCCGAGGTTGCCCGATTCGCTCGCCGCGACGCGCACTGCGCTCGCCGTCGAGGAACGCCAAGCAATTGTCGTGACGGCCGCGGGAACCGCCGGCATCCGGTTGGCGGAACGCCTCCGCGACGCGGCGCGCGACCAGCATGTGTTGATCACGCAGTCTACGGAAACGCCAGGAGATTCGCTCGATGCCGCACTTCGCACCGTGCGGGTGACGGTCCGAGGGGAATCGGATATGCGCGGCGTCCTCGGCTTTGTGCGCGCCGTCGAGTTGGGATCGCCGCGCGTCCGTGTGCGCACGCTGCAAATCGAACGGGCAGGGCAGAGCGTGCGCGCGCCGAACGCGCCACCGTCCGACGACGTGCTCACGATCACTGCGACCTTTGAGGCACCGGTGGTGCTACGCAACGCCCGAGGAGCCCAATGA
- the gyrA gene encoding DNA gyrase subunit A, which yields MTAPNNRERILPRLIDDEIKESFINYSMSVIVSRALPDVRDGLKPVHRRVLYAMNELGLVPGRPYKKSATVVGDVLGKYHPHGDQSVYDALVRMVQDFSLRYPLIDGQGNFGSMDGDPAAAYRYTEARLTRVAMDMLGDIDKNTVDFAPNYDDRLEEPTVLPSGLPNLVVNGSSGIAVGMATNIPPHNLREVSAAIAMLIDNPDATIDDVRRHIKGPDFPTGAFIYGTNGIKDYLETGRGKVVMRARAVIEENEKGNKSQIVVTALPYQVNRATLVETIAHLVRDKKVEGISDLRDESTTETRIVIELKRDAIPRVVLNQLYKHTTMQGTFGVIMLALVPDSVTKRLVPKIMGMREVLLHFIAHRHEVIVRRTEFDRAKAREREHILEGLKICVDNIDAVIKIIRASDDSASAAIELRTRFKLSEKQAEAILNMRLAKLTGLEIEKLEEELTEVRALLAELEGILASKERRMSIMKEELAVVTTSFGDERRTQITADEGEFTIEDLIADEEMVVTISHSGYIKRTSISTYRKQRRGGKGSQGGDLKAEDFIEHLFIASTHDYILCFTQDGRCFWLKVHEIPQAGRATRGKPIVNLINVTPDTVIRAMVPVKKFTDTEYLLFCTQQGTVKKTALSEYSNVRVSGVKGIKIDDGDQLIDVQVTSGTNDIVLATKHGLSVRFHEQDARPMGRDTTGVKGVDLGEGDAVVGMVVVRREATLLVVTELGLGKCSGIEAYRVQKRGGKGIKTVNRTERTGNVVSLLEVLAEDEIMLITRGGQIIRSPVKDVRVAGRNTQGVKLMNLDMGDVITAVARVVPDDTADGDVEGADEGDDATPDSQLELNAEE from the coding sequence ATGACCGCTCCAAACAACCGCGAGCGCATCCTCCCGCGCCTCATTGACGACGAGATCAAAGAGTCGTTCATCAATTATTCGATGAGCGTCATCGTCAGTCGAGCGCTGCCGGATGTTCGCGATGGACTCAAGCCCGTCCATCGTCGCGTGCTCTATGCGATGAACGAACTGGGTCTCGTGCCTGGTCGCCCGTACAAGAAGTCTGCCACCGTCGTTGGCGACGTGCTGGGTAAGTACCACCCACACGGCGATCAGTCGGTGTACGACGCCCTCGTGCGTATGGTGCAGGACTTCTCGCTGCGCTATCCGTTGATTGACGGCCAAGGCAACTTCGGCTCGATGGACGGCGACCCCGCGGCGGCATACCGCTACACGGAAGCCCGTCTCACGCGCGTGGCGATGGACATGCTCGGCGATATCGACAAGAACACCGTCGACTTTGCGCCGAACTATGACGATCGCCTCGAAGAGCCGACGGTGTTGCCGAGTGGGTTGCCGAACCTCGTGGTGAACGGGTCGAGCGGCATCGCGGTGGGTATGGCGACCAACATTCCGCCGCACAATCTCCGCGAAGTGTCGGCGGCGATCGCCATGCTGATCGACAATCCCGACGCCACCATCGACGACGTCCGTCGCCATATCAAGGGCCCGGATTTCCCGACGGGCGCGTTCATTTACGGCACCAACGGCATCAAGGATTATCTCGAGACGGGGCGTGGCAAGGTCGTGATGCGCGCCCGCGCCGTGATCGAAGAAAATGAAAAGGGCAACAAGTCGCAGATCGTCGTCACCGCGCTGCCGTATCAGGTGAATCGCGCGACGCTCGTTGAGACCATCGCCCACCTCGTGCGCGACAAGAAGGTCGAAGGCATTTCCGACCTCCGCGACGAGAGCACCACCGAAACCCGCATTGTCATTGAGCTCAAGCGCGATGCGATTCCGCGCGTGGTGCTCAATCAGCTGTATAAGCACACCACCATGCAGGGTACGTTCGGCGTGATCATGCTGGCCTTGGTGCCGGATTCGGTCACCAAGCGCCTCGTGCCGAAGATCATGGGGATGCGCGAGGTGCTGCTGCACTTCATTGCGCACCGCCACGAAGTCATTGTGCGCCGCACGGAGTTCGACCGCGCCAAGGCCCGCGAACGGGAGCACATCCTCGAGGGGCTCAAGATCTGCGTCGACAACATCGACGCGGTCATCAAGATTATTCGCGCGAGCGACGACAGTGCGTCGGCGGCCATTGAGCTGCGCACCCGCTTCAAGCTCAGCGAGAAGCAGGCCGAAGCCATTCTCAACATGCGCCTCGCCAAGCTCACCGGCCTCGAAATTGAGAAGCTGGAAGAAGAGCTGACCGAAGTGCGCGCGCTCCTGGCCGAACTCGAGGGCATTCTCGCCTCGAAGGAACGGCGCATGAGCATCATGAAAGAAGAACTCGCCGTGGTAACCACGTCGTTCGGCGATGAGCGTCGCACGCAGATCACGGCCGACGAAGGCGAGTTCACCATCGAAGACTTGATTGCCGACGAGGAGATGGTCGTCACCATCTCGCACTCCGGCTACATCAAGCGCACCTCGATCTCCACGTATCGCAAGCAGCGTCGTGGCGGCAAGGGCTCACAGGGCGGAGACCTCAAGGCCGAGGACTTCATTGAGCACCTGTTTATCGCCTCCACGCACGACTACATCCTGTGCTTCACGCAGGACGGCCGCTGCTTCTGGCTCAAGGTGCACGAGATTCCGCAGGCCGGGCGCGCCACGCGCGGCAAGCCGATCGTGAATCTCATTAACGTCACGCCGGATACCGTCATTCGTGCGATGGTGCCGGTGAAGAAGTTCACCGACACTGAATACCTGCTGTTCTGCACGCAGCAGGGCACGGTCAAAAAGACCGCGCTCTCCGAGTACTCCAACGTGCGAGTCTCGGGCGTGAAGGGCATCAAGATCGACGATGGCGACCAGCTGATTGACGTGCAGGTCACCAGCGGCACCAATGACATCGTGCTGGCCACCAAGCACGGCCTGTCGGTGCGTTTCCACGAGCAGGATGCCCGGCCCATGGGGCGCGACACGACGGGCGTAAAGGGCGTCGATCTGGGCGAAGGCGATGCCGTCGTCGGCATGGTCGTCGTGCGGCGCGAAGCCACCTTACTGGTCGTCACCGAACTCGGGCTCGGCAAGTGCTCGGGCATTGAGGCATACCGCGTCCAGAAGCGCGGCGGCAAGGGCATCAAGACGGTCAACCGCACGGAGCGCACGGGCAATGTCGTGTCGCTGCTTGAGGTGCTGGCCGAAGACGAAATCATGCTCATCACGCGCGGCGGGCAGATTATTCGCTCCCCAGTCAAGGACGTGCGCGTGGCCGGACGGAACACGCAGGGGGTGAAGCTCATGAATCTCGATATGGGCGACGTCATCACCGCTGTGGCCCGCGTGGTGCCAGACGACACCGCCGATGGAGACGTCGAAGGCGCCGATGAGGGCGACGATGCCACGCCGGACAGCCAGTTGGAGTTGAACGCCGAGGAGTAG
- a CDS encoding aspartate aminotransferase family protein, which yields MLHAPLDAAPSLESLWMPFTNNRAFKKAPRILVSAKGMHYTDADGRQVLDGVAGLWCVNAGHCRTPINEAVARAASTLDYAPPFQMGHSLSFALAERLAEMLPGDLDHVFFTNSGSEAVDTALKIVLAYHKTRGDEKRVCFVGRQRGYHGVGFGGISVGGLPTNKAQFASQLLPHVDHIAHTHDLARNAFSKGQPTHGAELADDLERLIKERGGDTIAAVIVEPVAGSTGVLVPPVGYLDRLRAICDAHGILLIFDEVITGFGRTGAAFAADRFGVMPDLICAAKGLTNGAVPMGAVFARRGIYDTVVDGAPAGIELFHGYTYSGHPLAAAAGLATLDIYEDEGLFERSATLAPYWEDAVHSLRSRRNVIDVRNIGLVGAVEAAPREGKPGARGYEVFLECFKRGVLVRQTGDTIALSPPLIIEKTHIHEIMDVLGAVLDSVD from the coding sequence CTGCTCCACGCCCCGCTCGACGCTGCACCGTCGCTCGAGTCGCTGTGGATGCCCTTTACGAATAATCGCGCGTTCAAAAAAGCGCCGCGTATTCTCGTGTCCGCCAAGGGCATGCACTATACCGACGCCGACGGACGCCAAGTGCTCGACGGCGTGGCTGGCCTCTGGTGCGTGAATGCGGGGCACTGCCGCACGCCCATTAACGAAGCCGTCGCCCGCGCAGCCTCGACACTCGACTACGCGCCGCCCTTTCAGATGGGACACTCACTCTCGTTCGCCCTTGCCGAACGGCTGGCGGAGATGCTCCCCGGCGACCTCGACCACGTGTTCTTCACGAACTCGGGGAGCGAGGCGGTTGACACGGCACTCAAGATTGTGCTCGCCTACCATAAGACACGCGGCGACGAGAAGCGCGTCTGCTTTGTGGGCCGTCAGCGCGGCTATCACGGCGTGGGCTTCGGTGGAATCTCGGTAGGTGGACTCCCCACCAACAAAGCCCAGTTTGCCTCGCAGCTGTTGCCGCACGTGGATCACATCGCGCACACGCACGATCTGGCCCGCAACGCATTCTCCAAGGGACAGCCCACGCATGGCGCCGAGTTGGCCGATGATCTGGAGCGCCTGATCAAGGAGCGCGGCGGTGATACGATTGCCGCCGTCATCGTGGAGCCGGTGGCTGGTTCCACGGGTGTGCTCGTTCCGCCGGTTGGGTATCTCGATCGCCTGCGCGCCATCTGTGATGCGCACGGCATTCTGCTCATTTTTGACGAAGTCATCACGGGCTTTGGCCGCACCGGTGCGGCCTTTGCCGCCGATCGTTTTGGCGTGATGCCTGACCTCATCTGCGCCGCCAAGGGGCTCACGAACGGCGCCGTTCCGATGGGCGCAGTGTTCGCGCGTCGCGGCATCTATGATACCGTCGTCGATGGCGCGCCTGCCGGCATTGAGCTGTTCCACGGCTACACGTATTCGGGACATCCGTTGGCCGCCGCGGCAGGCCTCGCGACGCTCGATATCTACGAAGACGAAGGACTGTTCGAACGCAGCGCTACGCTCGCCCCATACTGGGAAGACGCCGTGCACAGCCTGCGGAGCCGTCGCAACGTGATTGACGTGCGCAACATCGGGCTCGTGGGAGCGGTGGAGGCAGCACCGCGCGAAGGAAAGCCGGGTGCGCGTGGCTACGAGGTGTTCTTGGAGTGCTTCAAGCGCGGCGTGCTCGTGCGGCAAACGGGCGACACCATCGCGCTCTCCCCGCCGCTCATCATCGAGAAGACGCACATTCACGAAATCATGGACGTGCTCGGCGCCGTGCTGGATTCGGTGGACTAA
- a CDS encoding GspE/PulE family protein, protein MTHGPAASAASAGSAGSPSAASRTLGALDALGARDVLSAIAPGELDALSPLTDRLTTAWLEHHRLLPVRIVGASLLAATWGDPKKLDDQALDDLRLLFDVPDITLVIADEAELRHAMRRAYGGERVTAEALIAGLAATAHHATGAAAIDDLVSLANDAPVVRLVNLLLVEALDARASDVHLEQYAGALRVRYRVDGVLHDAPSPPAQYASAIVSRLKIMAELDIAERRVPQDGRIRLPLRDRQVDVRVSIVPTLNGESVVLRLLDRERERHSLSDLGCPPEILDALQHALARPHGIVLATGPTGSGKTTTLYAAIQHLQSGREKILTVEDPVEYELDGVPQVPVNDRLGVSFAVALRALLRQDPDVLMVGEIRDGETAEIAIQAALTGHLVLSTLHTNDAPGALTRLVDLGVAPFLIASTVEAVLAQRLVRRVCGSCAGRGCGDCRQSGYRGRTGLYELLVMTDALRTAVAAGVPTNELAAIARRDGMRDLASHGAALVRSGVTTAEEIARVTRPD, encoded by the coding sequence GTGACCCACGGCCCGGCCGCCTCTGCCGCCTCTGCCGGCTCTGCCGGCTCGCCGAGCGCCGCTTCGCGGACGCTCGGCGCACTAGATGCGCTCGGCGCGCGCGACGTGCTCAGCGCCATCGCGCCTGGTGAACTCGACGCGCTCTCACCGCTCACCGACCGTCTCACCACGGCCTGGCTCGAGCATCATCGTCTGCTGCCGGTGCGTATCGTCGGCGCGTCGCTCCTCGCCGCCACCTGGGGCGACCCCAAAAAGCTCGACGACCAAGCGCTCGACGACCTGCGCCTGTTGTTCGACGTACCCGACATCACCCTCGTCATCGCGGACGAAGCCGAACTCCGTCACGCGATGCGGCGCGCCTACGGTGGCGAACGCGTGACCGCCGAAGCGCTCATCGCGGGGCTTGCCGCCACCGCGCATCACGCCACCGGCGCCGCAGCGATCGACGATCTCGTCAGCCTCGCCAATGACGCACCAGTCGTGCGCCTCGTGAATCTGCTCCTCGTCGAAGCGCTCGACGCGCGCGCCAGCGACGTGCACCTCGAGCAATACGCCGGAGCGCTACGCGTGCGCTACCGTGTCGACGGTGTGTTGCACGACGCGCCGTCGCCACCCGCGCAGTACGCCTCCGCCATTGTCAGCCGACTCAAGATTATGGCGGAACTCGATATCGCCGAACGACGTGTGCCGCAGGACGGACGCATTCGTTTGCCATTGCGCGACCGGCAGGTGGATGTGCGCGTGTCGATCGTTCCCACGCTCAACGGCGAGAGCGTGGTGCTCCGCCTGCTCGACCGTGAGCGCGAACGGCATAGCCTCAGTGACCTCGGCTGTCCCCCTGAAATCCTCGACGCGCTCCAACACGCGCTCGCACGGCCGCACGGCATTGTCCTCGCCACCGGCCCAACCGGATCCGGAAAAACCACCACGCTTTACGCCGCTATTCAGCACCTGCAGAGCGGCCGCGAAAAAATACTGACCGTGGAGGATCCCGTCGAATACGAACTCGACGGCGTCCCACAGGTGCCGGTCAACGACCGACTTGGCGTCAGCTTTGCCGTGGCGCTCCGAGCGCTCCTGCGGCAGGACCCCGATGTGCTCATGGTCGGTGAAATCCGCGACGGCGAAACCGCCGAAATCGCCATTCAGGCGGCGCTCACTGGGCATCTCGTGCTTTCCACGCTCCACACCAACGACGCTCCCGGCGCGCTCACGCGCTTGGTCGATTTAGGTGTGGCGCCATTTCTCATTGCCAGCACCGTCGAGGCCGTACTCGCGCAGCGGCTCGTGCGCCGCGTGTGCGGGTCCTGCGCCGGACGCGGGTGCGGCGACTGTCGTCAGTCCGGCTACCGCGGCCGAACCGGGCTTTACGAGCTCTTGGTGATGACCGACGCTTTACGCACCGCCGTCGCCGCCGGCGTCCCCACCAACGAACTCGCGGCCATCGCACGGCGCGACGGCATGCGCGATCTCGCCTCACACGGGGCGGCGCTCGTACGGAGCGGCGTGACCACCGCCGAAGAAATCGCCCGCGTCACGCGTCCCGACTGA
- a CDS encoding DUF1800 domain-containing protein encodes MSEDLQAAVCESESGAAPEHEERRAPNEDRRAAIAAGVAAGVAAVAALFAPSVAGAQAKTKGPRAPTGPTPQTSSATVTPPSIDPTSAWVSPELRLARRLSMGLSDTEATRAKQMGYSAYLEYQLNADQIDDSAVETYIATNWPFTQQSATQLYTQDSGVVQQHLLYSSIYRSAFSARALKERMVEFWSDHFNIQWDKVTYMKLVDDRDVIRANAMTTFPKLLKASAHSPAMLVYLDQNTSRASSPNQNYAREIMELHTLGVDGGYTQTDVAELSRVLTGWTVSARGAGFVFDPNLHDFATKTILGVTIPAASTSTGVAAQQEGEQMIDYLLNHASTAKFIAKKMLRYFLRYDPTAQQITDVAASYTATGGDVKAMLRVVLSPANLAAAPAKFKRPFHLVASTLRALGPTVALGGFGSVLSLITSAGHLPFDWATPDGYPDTIEFWSGNMLPRWNAASYFANANSATTVQFIVTPWMTPATPANIVANINKYLFAGEMSSRLADELTAYVSVTPTSTTRVRETIALALSSSSFQYY; translated from the coding sequence GTGTCAGAAGACCTGCAGGCCGCGGTGTGTGAGTCGGAGAGCGGAGCGGCGCCTGAACACGAAGAGAGGCGCGCGCCCAACGAGGATCGCCGCGCGGCGATCGCGGCGGGCGTAGCGGCGGGCGTCGCGGCGGTCGCAGCGCTGTTCGCGCCATCGGTTGCCGGTGCTCAGGCCAAGACCAAGGGTCCTCGCGCCCCAACTGGGCCGACGCCGCAAACGTCGTCCGCCACCGTAACACCGCCGTCCATTGATCCTACCAGCGCGTGGGTAAGTCCCGAGTTGCGACTCGCACGCCGACTGTCGATGGGGCTCTCCGACACCGAAGCGACTCGCGCCAAGCAAATGGGCTACTCGGCGTATTTGGAGTATCAGCTCAACGCCGATCAAATCGACGATAGTGCGGTCGAAACGTACATCGCCACGAACTGGCCTTTTACACAACAGTCGGCGACGCAGCTCTACACGCAGGACTCGGGCGTGGTGCAGCAGCACCTGTTGTACTCGTCCATCTATCGTTCGGCCTTTAGCGCGCGCGCACTGAAGGAGCGCATGGTCGAGTTCTGGAGCGACCACTTCAATATTCAGTGGGACAAAGTCACGTACATGAAGCTGGTGGACGATCGTGATGTGATTCGCGCCAATGCGATGACCACCTTTCCGAAACTGCTCAAGGCGAGTGCGCACAGTCCCGCGATGCTCGTATACCTCGATCAAAACACTAGCCGCGCCTCTTCGCCCAACCAGAATTACGCGCGTGAAATTATGGAGTTGCACACGCTGGGCGTGGACGGTGGCTACACGCAAACGGATGTCGCCGAATTGTCGCGCGTGCTTACGGGATGGACCGTTTCAGCGCGCGGTGCGGGATTCGTGTTCGACCCCAACCTGCACGACTTCGCGACCAAAACGATTCTCGGCGTGACCATCCCCGCCGCCTCCACGAGCACTGGCGTGGCGGCGCAGCAGGAGGGCGAGCAGATGATCGATTATCTGCTCAATCACGCCAGCACCGCGAAGTTTATTGCCAAGAAAATGCTGCGCTATTTTTTGCGTTACGATCCCACGGCGCAGCAGATCACCGATGTGGCCGCATCGTATACCGCCACCGGTGGCGACGTGAAGGCGATGCTCCGCGTGGTGCTGTCGCCGGCGAACCTCGCGGCGGCGCCGGCGAAGTTCAAACGGCCCTTTCACCTGGTAGCCTCAACGCTGCGTGCGCTTGGGCCGACCGTCGCGCTCGGCGGTTTCGGGAGTGTCCTCTCGCTCATCACGTCGGCCGGGCACCTGCCGTTTGATTGGGCGACGCCTGACGGCTATCCCGATACGATTGAGTTCTGGAGCGGGAACATGTTGCCGCGCTGGAACGCGGCCTCGTACTTCGCCAACGCCAATTCGGCGACCACGGTGCAGTTCATCGTGACGCCGTGGATGACGCCGGCCACGCCGGCCAACATCGTGGCGAATATCAACAAGTATTTGTTTGCCGGCGAGATGTCGTCGCGGCTCGCCGATGAACTCACGGCCTACGTCTCGGTGACGCCCACATCCACGACGCGCGTGCGAGAGACGATCGCTCTCGCGCTGTCCTCTTCGTCCTTTCAGTACTACTGA
- a CDS encoding type II secretion system protein GspK, which yields MNQTRRGFALIAAVWLMVALGALGLEIATLARTRRLSAANRTEEAQSAAAADAGIEHARARLTRLVNEVPTTPSGVPLRDPWLGVAALMRDTVPLDNAHYHLRLSDANARVNVNLADEATLQRLLRALGAEPEAAAGIAHAIVDWRDADDAAGVGGSEQELYQRAGLPVLPRNAPLVRIEELRDLYGMTPALFERLRPLVSVDGDGRINVNTADDAVLRSMPAFTDGVVRALLQLRTRGVMIASFEQLIAVLPVGDRTSLRDAFAELNARLTFDTRLVTVESEGWVDGSPVRVTHRVELSRGNGAVFASAGRLP from the coding sequence ATGAACCAGACACGCCGTGGCTTCGCGCTCATTGCTGCCGTCTGGCTTATGGTTGCGCTGGGCGCACTCGGACTCGAGATCGCAACGCTCGCCCGCACCCGCCGACTTAGTGCGGCGAACCGCACAGAAGAAGCGCAATCCGCCGCTGCGGCCGACGCCGGCATAGAGCACGCCAGAGCGCGACTCACACGCTTGGTTAATGAAGTGCCCACGACCCCCTCCGGCGTGCCGTTGCGCGATCCATGGTTGGGAGTCGCCGCGCTCATGCGCGACACCGTTCCGCTCGACAACGCGCATTACCACCTGCGCCTGTCGGACGCGAATGCGCGCGTCAATGTGAACCTCGCGGACGAGGCTACCCTGCAGCGTCTGCTGCGCGCTCTTGGCGCCGAGCCCGAAGCTGCCGCTGGCATCGCCCACGCCATCGTCGACTGGCGCGACGCCGACGATGCGGCGGGTGTCGGCGGAAGTGAACAGGAACTGTACCAGCGCGCGGGGTTGCCGGTGCTGCCGCGCAATGCCCCTCTGGTGCGCATCGAGGAACTACGCGATCTCTATGGTATGACACCGGCGCTGTTTGAGCGGCTGCGTCCATTGGTCTCCGTGGACGGCGATGGGCGAATCAATGTGAACACCGCCGACGACGCGGTGTTGCGCAGCATGCCCGCATTCACCGATGGCGTGGTTCGCGCGCTCCTGCAGTTGCGTACGCGCGGCGTGATGATCGCATCATTCGAGCAGCTCATTGCGGTCCTCCCCGTGGGAGACCGGACGTCGCTGCGCGATGCGTTTGCCGAACTCAATGCGCGGCTGACATTCGACACGCGCCTTGTGACGGTGGAAAGCGAGGGTTGGGTCGACGGGAGCCCGGTGCGAGTCACGCACCGCGTGGAGTTGTCGCGAGGCAACGGCGCCGTGTTCGCTTCTGCCGGGCGGCTTCCATGA
- a CDS encoding P1 family peptidase, which yields MRTPATVAAVALLLVAGASAAFAQGGSKPRARDLGISALIGGTPGAADAITDVAGIEVGHTTLISGSGPLVVGKGPVRTGVTVVHPRGKKNADPVFGAWFTLNGNGEMTGTTWLQESGVLEGPIAITNTHSVGVVRDAILQWQVKRPGMQPWGLPVVAETYDGGLSDINGFHVKPEHVFSALDGAAAGTVKEGVVGGGTGMTCLGFKGGIGTASRKLDASQGGYTVGVLVQCNFGVRRDLRVAGVPVGEEISDLQNCWAGAVPAGAAAVPGRRRCDDVAPAKQGAGALSAASAHAAGIDEAPELGSIIVIVATDAPLLPHELKRIATRVSLGVGRAGGFGGNGSGDIFVAFSTANAGAAARPDSATVTMLSNGRISPLFTATVQATEEAILNAMLAAETTTGANDYRVYALPQDRLVAALKKYGRLK from the coding sequence ATGCGCACACCGGCCACCGTGGCGGCGGTCGCATTGCTGCTGGTGGCCGGTGCATCCGCTGCCTTCGCACAGGGTGGCTCCAAGCCGCGCGCGCGCGACCTCGGCATCTCGGCGCTCATCGGCGGTACGCCGGGCGCCGCCGATGCGATTACCGACGTTGCTGGCATTGAGGTTGGTCATACCACATTGATCAGCGGAAGCGGGCCGCTCGTGGTGGGGAAGGGGCCGGTGCGCACCGGCGTGACCGTGGTGCATCCGCGCGGAAAAAAGAACGCCGACCCCGTGTTCGGTGCCTGGTTTACGCTCAACGGCAACGGTGAGATGACGGGTACCACTTGGTTGCAGGAAAGTGGCGTGCTCGAGGGGCCGATCGCCATCACCAACACGCACAGTGTGGGCGTGGTGCGCGATGCCATTCTCCAGTGGCAGGTGAAGCGCCCTGGTATGCAGCCGTGGGGACTTCCGGTGGTCGCCGAGACGTACGACGGCGGACTCAGCGACATCAACGGCTTTCACGTGAAGCCTGAGCACGTCTTTTCGGCGCTCGATGGTGCCGCGGCTGGTACGGTGAAAGAAGGCGTAGTTGGTGGCGGCACGGGCATGACCTGCCTTGGCTTTAAGGGCGGCATCGGGACGGCGAGTCGCAAACTGGATGCATCGCAAGGCGGCTACACCGTGGGTGTGTTGGTGCAGTGCAACTTCGGCGTGCGTCGCGATCTGCGCGTGGCCGGTGTGCCGGTCGGTGAAGAGATCTCCGATTTGCAAAACTGTTGGGCGGGCGCAGTGCCGGCAGGTGCGGCGGCGGTGCCCGGACGGCGTCGCTGCGATGATGTGGCGCCGGCCAAGCAAGGCGCGGGTGCGCTCTCGGCCGCGAGCGCTCACGCCGCGGGCATTGACGAGGCCCCTGAACTCGGCTCCATCATTGTGATTGTGGCCACCGACGCGCCGTTGCTGCCGCACGAGCTCAAGCGTATTGCCACGCGGGTGTCGCTTGGCGTGGGCCGTGCCGGTGGATTTGGGGGCAATGGATCGGGCGATATTTTCGTGGCCTTCTCCACTGCCAATGCGGGCGCGGCCGCTCGCCCAGATTCGGCGACCGTGACGATGCTCAGCAATGGCCGCATCTCCCCGCTCTTCACGGCGACGGTGCAAGCCACCGAAGAAGCGATTCTCAACGCGATGCTCGCTGCCGAGACGACAACCGGCGCGAATGATTATCGCGTCTACGCGTTGCCGCAGGACCGACTGGTAGCGGCGCTGAAGAAGTACGGGCGACTGAAGTAG
- a CDS encoding prepilin-type N-terminal cleavage/methylation domain-containing protein, producing the protein MTAKSRAGFTLLELVVALAITSVALAAGYAALGSLVDRRQALDADVREVTRIAALRSHLTELLAGSSIDEAGTQSFRGVASLRDGVEDDAITFLTRAHTPLGDGPSIVRLFIARDAAGRPQGLAAEYAAWHGTAHSAALLDSTVRGLSVQYRASVVSDGEWQRTWLQPARLPVGVRVRLIAAAGSSLPPLARVPMVIATEAAR; encoded by the coding sequence ATGACCGCGAAGTCGCGCGCCGGATTCACCTTGCTAGAACTCGTGGTGGCCCTCGCCATCACCAGCGTCGCGCTCGCCGCGGGCTACGCCGCGCTCGGCTCGCTCGTGGATCGCCGCCAAGCGCTCGATGCGGACGTACGCGAAGTCACCCGCATTGCGGCGCTGCGGTCGCACCTCACTGAGCTCCTCGCGGGGAGCAGCATTGACGAAGCCGGCACTCAGTCGTTTCGCGGCGTGGCCTCGCTCCGCGATGGAGTGGAAGACGACGCCATCACTTTTCTCACACGAGCGCACACACCGCTCGGCGACGGGCCAAGCATTGTGCGCCTCTTCATTGCGCGCGATGCCGCTGGCCGCCCCCAAGGGCTCGCCGCAGAGTATGCCGCGTGGCACGGGACTGCACACTCGGCGGCCTTGCTCGACTCAACCGTGCGTGGGCTGAGTGTCCAGTATCGAGCGAGTGTGGTGTCGGACGGTGAGTGGCAACGGACTTGGCTCCAACCGGCACGGCTCCCAGTGGGTGTGCGTGTGCGTCTGATTGCCGCTGCCGGCAGCTCGCTGCCGCCGCTCGCGCGCGTGCCTATGGTGATCGCCACAGAGGCCGCGCGATGA